ACAGTGTCTGCATCATGGTGGTGCTTCCAGCATCTCAAAAATATTTGCTTTCCTGTGGTGAAAATAGTGTGATGCACACAATGGATCCGGTTAGATCCGGTTAGATACAGATTTTGGCTTGTCACATCCCCCTGCCGTCTCGTCATGTTGAGTTCTGGGGGCAGCCTAATGAATTCTCACAGAGGTCCATAATAACTGAAACGGGCTGATTTAACCTTTAGGTTCTTCCTTTGTTATTGACAGTCCCCAGCTACCTTCTattaatgtggggggggggggtgcaaatcTAAATGTCTGACTGTGTAGATGCATGCGCCTCTTGTGTCTTATCCCTGTGTCCCACTAATCAcgccctctctctgtccctgacCCCTGCTTGACCCCTGACCCCCACAGCACATGGCAGGAGAGCCAATACAGCCGGTCCTCTCAACGGAGGTACTGATTTATGTCACAGCATGCTGACCAATAACAAACAAAGCTGAATAGTGTCTTCACTGCTCCAGCTGTCATAAATGCCTGCAAAGTTACTCCAATTCATTTTGCTATTTTATCATCCTGTTTTATTAAGTGTTATtaagtgtttattttaattcctttcctattaaatgttttttgctACTTTGACAGACCGGCTGTCACCATGTCCGTTGCTGTCTTTTTTCACAGAGTCACCAGGCAGACGGCCACAAGTGTCAGACCCTCCCTGGGCGACTGTGTCCACCTGAGTACCCcggagggggggtggagagcCTCTCCTCAGCCCCGAGCACGAAGGAGCGGAACATGAGCCGTGAGTTAGCCTcctacacacattttattctgtaAAATGATCAAACACATGCATGTGTAGTCTGTTGCATTTTTGCTCTACAGGTAAGAAATTGGGCAACATAACCTCTGACCTCGCATCCGTGACCTCTGGACTTGACTCGGGGTGGCAGTCTCCCGTGGATTACTCCTCCAGCTTGAAGCGGCTTTGGGGAAGGTGACTGCGCAGAGCAGGCCTGCCGCCAGCACGGAGAGGCCTGCCTCACCTAACCTGCCTGCTGGTTTTCCTCCAGGATCCGTAGGACACAGTCCGGCACTCTGCCCAGTGAGGACCCAGAGCCGGCCCCCTTTCGCAGGGGGGGGCTGCGTGCCACAGCCGGCCCGAGGCTGCTTGGCAGCAGCGTCACTCTCAATTCCGACCAGTAtgtccccctcctgcccccctgCGATGGTCCAGTCCATGTGGGATCTGCACCAGGTGTTTTGAGTTCTCACCTTTCCCGCAACTGCCAGGGTCAAGGATGCGCCCTTCGCTCAGTGGAGTCCGGAGCAGGTGTCGAAATGGTTGGACGACGTGGGTCTGGGCCAGTACCGAACCATGGCCAGTCACTGGGTCAAGAGTGGCCAAACACTCCTTTCTGCTACCCCCCATGACCTGGAGAAGGTGTGACACCGAGAGCGAGTCTGTGTTTCAGCCTCGAGTGTGGGGGCGTTAATAATAGTGCATGACGCGATGCATGTGTGCAGAGTCTGTGTGTCCTATTCACTATGTGACAATGTGTGTTGGATATTTGAGTGAATATGTACACTTGCCCATCTGTTCGAGTCACTCTGTAcgtctgagtgagtgagtgatgtCAACAAGTGAATGAGCGTGTTGCGTCTGTTGTAGGAGATGGGTCTCAAACATCCCCTACACAGGAAAAAGCTGCAGCTGGCCCTCCTGTCCCTCAGCAACCCGGCGGCCGGGAGGTCATCAGCGCTGGACCACACATGGGTAACACGTATGTATCACTTGCTCTTAAAGCCTCATTAGGCATCCATCAGCAATATTCCCAGGAGGGTAGTGATCGAGACCCCCTGCTGACTGACCCTCATAGGCTGGCTGGATGACATTGGCTTACCGCAGTACAAGGACCAGTTTAGCGAGGCGAAAGTGGACGGCAGGATGCTGCAGTACTTAACTGTGGTAAGACGCACCTGGATCGCTCGTGCCTGCATCGCCTAGAATTTTATCCCCCACCTTGTTACCATAGAAACATGACTCCTGATCACTGTAATCCCAGAATGACCTGCTGTTCCTGAAAGTCGCCAGTCAGCTGCACCACCACAGCATTCGATGGGCCATCCGCGTGCTGCACGCCAACACGTTCGACCCCCACTGCCTGAAGCGTCGTCCCAGCGACGAGGTCCGTGGAGAGACAGCCATACCCGTGACTCACCGGGGTGCctttgtgtgtgcctgtgcgaCTCACCTGTGTGTCGGCGTCTCTCCTGTGCAGAcacagactcatccatcagaggtggtgcagtggtcCAACCACCGCGTGATGGAGTGGCTGCGAACAGTGGACCTGGCAGAGTATGCACCCAACCTGCGGGGCAGTGGAGTACATGGAGGCCTCATTGTGAGTAACCTGTTCTGTAAACAGTCAGGAAAATGCTGGTTATCAAATTCATTGAGATGTAATGAGCCGCAGTGAGGATGTAGCCGCCCGGTTCTCACTGTGTCACGCCCAGACTGTAACGCCACCTGGGTCTCGCTGGGTCACGCCATGGCTGTAACACTGCCCAGGTCTCACCGGGTCACGCCCAGACTGTAACGCCACCTGGGTCTCGCTGGGTCACGCCATGGCTGTAACACTGCCCAGGTCTCACCGGGTCACGCCCAGGCTCTAACGCTACTTGGATCTCACTGGGTGACACCCCAACTGTAATGCTGCCCCAGTCTCGCCGGGACTCACCCAGTCTGTAACGCTGCCCGTGACCTGCTGTGTCCCCAGGTCTTGGAGCCGCAGTTTAATTCCGACACGCTCGCAGCACTGCTTAACATTCCCCCCCAGAAGACCCTGCTGCGGCGCCACCTGGCCACCAGCTTCGCCAGCCTCGTGGGACCCCACGCCCAGCGCCAGAAACAGGACTTTCTGCAGGGCCCTGGCCACACACCCCTCACTGCCACCACCAAAGTGCGGGTAGGAGCCTCCATcctggggcatgctgggagagATTCCGTCTCCCTCTAAGGAAAGAACAGTCTGTAAGTAgctgcaaagcatgctgggactggCGAATCTTCACACATGGCTCCAGAGCACGTAGATGTCGCCCTTCACGCTGAGAGAAGTGAATGGCTTCTGGGAAACTGGGAATGAGAAAGACCACAGCTGCATGTGCAACCTGTTGTTTTTGAGGCAGTGTGTAGGTGGTGGTGATTAACGAGCAGACTGGGATTAATTTAGAAATGATAATAGATCACATGTAGATGATTACCAGTTTTTCTGTTGTACCACTGTGCATAGTATTGTTTATCTGCATATCCAGATATCTGTACATCTGTATATATTGCATATCCAGCTGTAAAAATAAGTGCGAAGTGTAAACACTTTAAAGCTGCAATGCtactacaaaataaaatattaagaatTAACAGTGAATGGATGGTAATGATGTCGATTTCAGCCCAAGAAGCTTGGCTTCCCCACCTTTGGAAACCTGGGCAAGAAGAAGTTTGATGAGGGTATTCACTACATTTGCCCCCCGGATTTGCCTCCACTTGCCCTGAATGGGGCTCCTGGAGGCCAGAGCCCTCTGATGGACAGGGGGGCAGGGAGGCCAGAGCAGGTGGGCTGTGAGAGAAGAGCCAGTAGCCCCAGTGTCTCTAATGCTCCTACCACAGCTGTACCAGTAACCTCAGTGTCTCTAATGGTCCTACCACAGCTGTACCAGTAACCCCAGTGTCTCTAATGCCCCTACCACAGCTGTACCAGTAACCTCAGTGTCTCTAATGGTCCTACCACAGCTGTACCAGTAACCCCAGTGTCTCTAATGCTCCTACCACAGCTGTACCAGTAACCTCAGTGTCTTTAATGCTCCTACCACAGCTGTACCAGTAACCCCAGTGTCTCTAATGGTCCTACCACAGCTGTACCAGTAACCTCAGTGTCTTTAATGGTCCTACCACAGCTGTACCAGTAACCCCAGTGTCTCTAATGGTCCTACCACAGCTGTACCAGTAACCCCAGTGTCTCTAATGGTCCTACCACAGCTGTACCAGTAATATCAGTGTCTCTAATGCCCCTACCACAGCTGTACCAGTAACCCCAGTGTCTCTATTGGACCTACTAAAGCTGTACCAGTAACCCCAGTGTCTCTATTGGACCTACTACAGCTGTACCAGTAACCCCAGTGTCTCTAATGGTCCTACCCTGTTGTACCAGTAATCCCAGTGTCTCTAATGGTCCTACCACAGCTGTACCAGTAACCTCAGTGTCTCTAATGGTCCTACCACAGCTGTACCAGTAACCCCAGTGTCTCTAATGCTCCTACCACAGCTGTACCAGTAACCCCAGTGTCTCTAATGGTCCTACCACAGCTGTACCTCTAACATGACAGCAAAACTAACTCCAGTTTGTCATCAACTACCACACCAGTAACCTCTGCATTTCTAACAGTGCATACCACAGCTACACCAGCGTTTCCGGTTCATGAAGCTAATTCTCAAATTGTGCAATTTACTTTGGTTTAATGCTCTTGTGCAAACATCTGAAAATTAATGTCATTGTTTAACTTTCATTTGTGTAATAATGTGCTATATCTGTGTCCGTGCTTATGATACATATCTTCTTTCTTCTCCAAATAGGATATGAAAACTACTGATtacacatttttacatttttatattttattataaagtaAATTATTTATAAAGTTACAAAGGCTGTTATTAGTTTtctctttgttttctttctctgtTTAAATTAGATTGGGATAATTATTAAGAAATctgattgaaattaatgttgaATATGCTTTATTACGTATTTGATGTAACAACATCTTACAAAATGTGATGAATAGGATCTATATTTTACTCTTTTCCCCATTATGAACTACATTAAGATGCCAAACTAAATCTGCtggtaataaaatattattgacCATATACCCATTAAATGAATCGTTTTTGGTAGTACACAATGACCAGGAGAGTGTTAAAATGATAATATCCAATCATGAATCTAGGTAGGGGGCTTATTCCAGTATGCAGACCAAGCTCTTCTAAAAAAGGGAAACCATTTTATTATCCTCTGCTGTTGTGTGACACAGCtggagaaaacaaaaaacaaatgaatgagCTTTTAACTAAGATCACAGGCTTATGCTTGATTGATCAAGCCGCTGTGTAATGATATTACTGTGGTCGCTGTGAAGTAGTGTTTGAGGCCAGATTAGCGCAAGTGAGATGCTTTTTGGGTGAAAATGGTGTAACACTGGGTGTGATCTGTGAACCAGTGATGTGGTATGTGATGCAGGACCTAACTCCACAGATGACAGAGGTGAAGAAATCCACAGTGCAGTCGCGGGCTCTCTCTCAGAGGACCAGCACTCTCTCTGTGAGTATAGCATCCACATCTCGTCCCGCCATCAGGAGGACACTCTAACCTTCAATAACTCAGCAAAGTCTCAGGTGTCAATCTCACATGGACTCGCACTGGTCAGCGTCTAGCCTGGAGGAGCTGGCTTCACGGAGAATGTGTCTTTCTGATTCACACTAGAGTACTTACTGTCTTGTGGGCATGAAAATGAAGTGCAGTAATAAAGCTTACTTTGTGTAATATTTAACTGGCTACCAGCCATCTGCGCCTGTGCATCCCAACCAGCCGTGGTGCAGCCATGACACAAGGGGACGCCAAATGGCCAGACTCTGAGAGGAGCCAAGCAGATTAAGCAGATCCAGGAGACACCCAAGTCCCATTAACAGTATTTCACACCAGTAACCTTTAATCAGGGCCGGACTTTAGTACTTTAGCATAGCAGAAGGTATAGGGCCTGGCTTTACATCTTTAGCTTACCAGACAGGACAGGTCATAGCCTTAGCACTTTATTCTGGCAAATAGCACAGACTCCAATGTTAGCATTTTAGCCTAGCATACTGCACAGGCTTTAGCTTTAGTACTTTATTCTGGCATGAAGCACAGACAGTAACATCAGTGCTCCAGCAGACTGCACAGGCTTTGGGAAGCCAGTAACACAGCAGAAGCACAGCAGCTTGCATCCATGGTGCGTGGCCTCTCATCTCTATGCCCAGGCCGGCACTATTTCTTAGCTATCATTCCAAAGGGTAGGCTAACACCCTCAACACCATTTTAACAGTATTGCCAGTTTTGGTAATACATAAGGGGGTTCTCCACAGGCATTTTAGGTGTTGAATAATAAAATGTAGTATTCACCCAGTCAAACTCACTGTGTTTGCTGTCCATAAGTGGTGTCAGACCTATACGTGACACACAAGCCGCGAAAATCTCAGATATTAGCCACTCTGTGGGGATTTAGCAATAAGCTATTGCATTGCATATCAGGGTATTATGGTTGGTCCCAGCATAGTTACTGCCTGTGATATGACTGCTCCCTGTGAGTAAACACAGGCATGACATCTCCACCAAGCGGAGCCCTCAATGTTGCCTTTTTCCTTGGATCCATATCGTTAAATCATATTTTATTAGGTTGCTAAAGAGAGACCTTGCTGGACTCCTAACAGTGTTACCAGCAAGAACATGGTGGTGCTGGTGAGTTTGCCTACTATGCATTCAGATCAGCTATGTAATTGCTTATTATTTAATTCTTTAAAGTAATAATTATAGTGCTATTTATTGCAATTTAGCAGAGTGTTTCTTTGCAGTTATTGCATTTTCAAGACATTTTTTATCTGCGTCCCAATTCATGGGCTACATCCTTCGAAGGACACATTCGGGTAGCCTGTCTAGGCTGCATCCTTCTAAAGATCTATGCAACGAATCTTGGGCTGTGATGGATCGATCGGGTGGATCCTTCACAGACAAGAAGGATGCATTCCTAGactgcatttgaaggagccttgaAAATGGCATCTGATGCCTTGTTGGCGCAGCTTTCAGAATGCAGCTTTATAAGGCTGTAGCCCTGGAATTGGGACAGAGCCATTAACTCTGAGCAGCTACAATAAGAAAGGAAAGTGCTTTGGCATTAATGAGAAGTGATGCAATGTGTGCCTGAGAGACAGGATGGGACACTGGAAGAATACCGCGTATGTGGTTAAGGGGTGTCATCATCCTAATTGAATAATTGCAGTAATCAACTTTGTGATGCCTGTTCTGGTTGTTAACTGACATGATTTTGGACTGTACCGAGATCATGagtaatatttatatatgtgtgtgtgtttttttttccagtgcatTAAGGAAACAACACTCTAACCGATCCCATCAGACAAGTCTAGCTGGACCTGAACTGTTCCCCTCTATCTTCCATGATTTCCTATCTGCATCTCGCTCTGCTTCACCTACATCCTACGTCCATCATACCTCTCTGCAGTGTTACTCCCACAAAATGTTACCTGTACGTACTCCTGCATGTAGCGGAACCTAACCCCGGTTCTTCTTCCTGTACCGAACGGTACCTGTAGCTTCCCCTTCTCCAGTGTCATCCTCACCTGCACCGAACACCCGCACCCCACACCACCTGCGCTGCCAAAGCATTCCCAGTTCTGAATATTGAATCACAGCAACTATACAGTGGAGACTAACTGGGAGAAGCGTGGCCATGCCTGGGCCCCATGAATAAGGAGTAAGGAGGAGAGTAATGAATGAGTAAGGAGGAGAGTAATGTCACAGGTCCTCATGAACTTCCATCATGGCTCACTAGGACATATCAGCTGACCAGACCCAGAAACTCTTCTTCATCCTGGGCCATGAACGTCCAAGCAGGATCTTTTAGATGAGGAGAACGGTGACACACATCTGCCAGTACATACTTTGCCGTTCTGTACTAAGTGGGTAACTGGCTGATGCCATCTACAGTTTAAGTAACAGGTAGTAGAAAAAAGTATCTGTAATGAAATAAGAGAAGTCTCAGTGACAGAGTATTCTGGTACTAATGTGCTGCAGTGCTGTTCTGTAAAGTAAGTAAGTAATGTGAGTGAGAGAGTAGATGTGATAACAGAAATACTGTAGCATCTTTTTACAGGAAAAACTATTGGAGAGCTTATTTTTCAAATAAACCGACTAATATATACTTTTTTTGTAAAACAGTTTCATTACGCTTCTTTTAAGCTTTTATCAAGAGTGGGACATGGTCTTTACTACAAGCGACATGCTGTTTAAAGCATTAACAGTTAGAAAAAGTACAGTTTATGTTGGAGATTAGCTGGCAGTATCATACGGTGAACAAGGGTAGTGTGTTCGTATTCATTCCTGGCTTTCATAAGGATTCTGCATAATTTTCACAACTCATGAAAGTAGCTATGGGCTTTCCACAATCATACCCCAGAAGTGGAGGTTAGATTTCTAACTATAattttcacacacacaaaataaggCTTCTGAACTCACAACTAAATGATGCTTCAGATAATTATAACCAGCATCAGGCTAACTAAGTCCAAGTGAACCAGCTACCATCCAATCAGGGGAGTCTTCATCTACGTCACTGATTGGCCAATCATCCAGGCCAGGATGAGGGGTGGAGTCATCATCACCTTC
The Paramormyrops kingsleyae isolate MSU_618 chromosome 13, PKINGS_0.4, whole genome shotgun sequence DNA segment above includes these coding regions:
- the LOC111858133 gene encoding liprin-beta-2-like isoform X6, with the translated sequence MATQASHMLEAALERMDDIIAGSSGLGGQPEVLRLAEELSFALEAQPSVEQRDTLRKQVPESTARTLKEWLQVCTGNLGPPVSGETCQEWLEHLESDRASLVLQVSVLTDQVEAQGEKIRDLESSLDEHQNKLTSTEKMLQQELHSWTLLESQKLDLMEEVSFLKLKLEGMEEEQRGSDSKQHNAKVLQQQLQLLKDKVEELEAEKSQCERKLWATKAEVSRLQQLLAAKEVEIESLQSQLLCRASWSSKAKGTDEEFERLKIGMEALLAANDKKDRFIEELTALLRTYGKNMVVDLTQRQGDSTVTGSSEEDLSGTRGTWVLPAERPSSTSSSSRLPYPQEEQDLGSRSSPVSPGKVSLQNCVRWVQPRILSSSLDKLQSGSSQKHMAGEPIQPVLSTESHQADGHKCQTLPGRLCPPEYPGGGVESLSSAPSTKERNMSRKKLGNITSDLASVTSGLDSGWQSPVDYSSSLKRLWGRIRRTQSGTLPSEDPEPAPFRRGGLRATAGPRLLGSSVTLNSDQVKDAPFAQWSPEQVSKWLDDVGLGQYRTMASHWVKSGQTLLSATPHDLEKEMGLKHPLHRKKLQLALLSLSNPAAGRSSALDHTWVTRWLDDIGLPQYKDQFSEAKVDGRMLQYLTVNDLLFLKVASQLHHHSIRWAIRVLHANTFDPHCLKRRPSDETQTHPSEVVQWSNHRVMEWLRTVDLAEYAPNLRGSGVHGGLIVLEPQFNSDTLAALLNIPPQKTLLRRHLATSFASLVGPHAQRQKQDFLQGPGHTPLTATTKVRVGASILGHAGRDSVSL
- the LOC111858133 gene encoding liprin-beta-2-like isoform X8; translated protein: MATQASHMLEAALERMDDIIAGSSGLGGQPEVLRLAEELSFALEAQPSVEQRDTLRKQVPESTARTLKEWLQGNLGPPVSGETCQEWLEHLESDRASLVLQVSVLTDQVEAQGEKIRDLESSLDEHQNKLTSTEKMLQQELHSWTLLESQKLDLMEEVSFLKLKLEGMEEEQRGSDSKQHNAKVLQQQLQLLKDKVEELEAEKSQCERKLWATKAEVSRLQQLLAAKEVEIESLQSQLLCRASWSSKAKGTDEEFERLKIGMEALLAANDKKDRFIEELTALLRTYGKNMVVDLTQRQGDSTVTGSSEEDLSGTRGTWVLPAERPSSTSSSSRLPYPQEEQDLGSRSSPVSPGKVSLQNCVRWVQPRILSSSLDKLQSGSSQKHMAGEPIQPVLSTESHQADGHKCQTLPGRLCPPEYPGGGVESLSSAPSTKERNMSRKKLGNITSDLASVTSGLDSGWQSPVDYSSSLKRLWGRIRRTQSGTLPSEDPEPAPFRRGGLRATAGPRLLGSSVTLNSDQVKDAPFAQWSPEQVSKWLDDVGLGQYRTMASHWVKSGQTLLSATPHDLEKEMGLKHPLHRKKLQLALLSLSNPAAGRSSALDHTWVTRWLDDIGLPQYKDQFSEAKVDGRMLQYLTVNDLLFLKVASQLHHHSIRWAIRVLHANTFDPHCLKRRPSDETQTHPSEVVQWSNHRVMEWLRTVDLAEYAPNLRGSGVHGGLIVLEPQFNSDTLAALLNIPPQKTLLRRHLATSFASLVGPHAQRQKQDFLQGPGHTPLTATTKVRPKKLGFPTFGNLGKKKFDEGIHYICPPDLPPLALNGAPGGQSPLMDRGAGRPEQDLTPQMTEVKKSTVQSRALSQRTSTLSVAKERPCWTPNSVTSKNMVVLCIKETTL
- the LOC111858133 gene encoding liprin-beta-2-like isoform X2, whose product is MATQASHMLEAALERMDDIIAGSSGLGGQPEVLRLAEELSFALEAQPSVEQRDTLRKQVPESTARTLKEWLQGNLGPPVSGETCQEWLEHLESDRASLVLQVSVLTDQVEAQGEKIRDLESSLDEHQNKLTSTEKMLQQELHSWTLLESQKLDLMEEVSFLKLKLEGMEEEQRGSDSKQHNAKVLQQQLQLLKDKVEELEAEKSQCERKLWATKAEVSRLQQLLAAKEVEIESLQSQLLCRASWSSKAKGTDEEFERLKIGMEALLAANDKKDRFIEELTALLRTYGKNMVVDLTQRQGDSTVTGSSEEDLSGTRGTWVLPAERPSSTSSSSRLPYPQEEQDLGSRSSPVSPGKVSLQNCVRWVQPRILSSSLDKLQSGSSQKHMAGEPIQPVLSTESHQADGHKCQTLPGRLCPPEYPGGGVESLSSAPSTKERNMSRKKLGNITSDLASVTSGLDSGWQSPVDYSSSLKRLWGRIRRTQSGTLPSEDPEPAPFRRGGLRATAGPRLLGSSVTLNSDQVKDAPFAQWSPEQVSKWLDDVGLGQYRTMASHWVKSGQTLLSATPHDLEKEMGLKHPLHRKKLQLALLSLSNPAAGRSSALDHTWVTRWLDDIGLPQYKDQFSEAKVDGRMLQYLTVNDLLFLKVASQLHHHSIRWAIRVLHANTFDPHCLKRRPSDEVRGETAIPVTHRGAFVCACATHLCVGVSPVQTQTHPSEVVQWSNHRVMEWLRTVDLAEYAPNLRGSGVHGGLIVLEPQFNSDTLAALLNIPPQKTLLRRHLATSFASLVGPHAQRQKQDFLQGPGHTPLTATTKVRPKKLGFPTFGNLGKKKFDEGIHYICPPDLPPLALNGAPGGQSPLMDRGAGRPEQDLTPQMTEVKKSTVQSRALSQRTSTLSVAKERPCWTPNSVTSKNMVVLCIKETTL
- the LOC111858133 gene encoding liprin-beta-2-like isoform X7, with translation MLQQELHSWTLLESQKLDLMEEVSFLKLKLEGMEEEQRGSDSKQHNAKVLQQQLQLLKDKVEELEAEKSQCERKLWATKAEVSRLQQLLAAKEVEIESLQSQLLCRASWSSKAKGTDEEFERLKIGMEALLAANDKKDRFIEELTALLRTYGKNMVVDLTQRQGDSTVTGSSEEDLSGTRGTWVLPAERPSSTSSSSRLPYPQEEQDLGSRSSPVSPGKVSLQNCVRWVQPRILSSSLDKLQSGSSQKHMAGEPIQPVLSTESHQADGHKCQTLPGRLCPPEYPGGGVESLSSAPSTKERNMSRKKLGNITSDLASVTSGLDSGWQSPVDYSSSLKRLWGRIRRTQSGTLPSEDPEPAPFRRGGLRATAGPRLLGSSVTLNSDQVKDAPFAQWSPEQVSKWLDDVGLGQYRTMASHWVKSGQTLLSATPHDLEKEMGLKHPLHRKKLQLALLSLSNPAAGRSSALDHTWVTRWLDDIGLPQYKDQFSEAKVDGRMLQYLTVNDLLFLKVASQLHHHSIRWAIRVLHANTFDPHCLKRRPSDEVRGETAIPVTHRGAFVCACATHLCVGVSPVQTQTHPSEVVQWSNHRVMEWLRTVDLAEYAPNLRGSGVHGGLIVLEPQFNSDTLAALLNIPPQKTLLRRHLATSFASLVGPHAQRQKQDFLQGPGHTPLTATTKVRPKKLGFPTFGNLGKKKFDEGIHYICPPDLPPLALNGAPGGQSPLMDRGAGRPEQDLTPQMTEVKKSTVQSRALSQRTSTLSVAKERPCWTPNSVTSKNMVVLCIKETTL
- the LOC111858133 gene encoding liprin-beta-2-like isoform X1, with amino-acid sequence MATQASHMLEAALERMDDIIAGSSGLGGQPEVLRLAEELSFALEAQPSVEQRDTLRKQVPESTARTLKEWLQVCTGNLGPPVSGETCQEWLEHLESDRASLVLQVSVLTDQVEAQGEKIRDLESSLDEHQNKLTSTEKMLQQELHSWTLLESQKLDLMEEVSFLKLKLEGMEEEQRGSDSKQHNAKVLQQQLQLLKDKVEELEAEKSQCERKLWATKAEVSRLQQLLAAKEVEIESLQSQLLCRASWSSKAKGTDEEFERLKIGMEALLAANDKKDRFIEELTALLRTYGKNMVVDLTQRQGDSTVTGSSEEDLSGTRGTWVLPAERPSSTSSSSRLPYPQEEQDLGSRSSPVSPGKVSLQNCVRWVQPRILSSSLDKLQSGSSQKHMAGEPIQPVLSTESHQADGHKCQTLPGRLCPPEYPGGGVESLSSAPSTKERNMSRKKLGNITSDLASVTSGLDSGWQSPVDYSSSLKRLWGRIRRTQSGTLPSEDPEPAPFRRGGLRATAGPRLLGSSVTLNSDQVKDAPFAQWSPEQVSKWLDDVGLGQYRTMASHWVKSGQTLLSATPHDLEKEMGLKHPLHRKKLQLALLSLSNPAAGRSSALDHTWVTRWLDDIGLPQYKDQFSEAKVDGRMLQYLTVNDLLFLKVASQLHHHSIRWAIRVLHANTFDPHCLKRRPSDEVRGETAIPVTHRGAFVCACATHLCVGVSPVQTQTHPSEVVQWSNHRVMEWLRTVDLAEYAPNLRGSGVHGGLIVLEPQFNSDTLAALLNIPPQKTLLRRHLATSFASLVGPHAQRQKQDFLQGPGHTPLTATTKVRPKKLGFPTFGNLGKKKFDEGIHYICPPDLPPLALNGAPGGQSPLMDRGAGRPEQDLTPQMTEVKKSTVQSRALSQRTSTLSVAKERPCWTPNSVTSKNMVVLCIKETTL
- the LOC111858133 gene encoding liprin-beta-2-like isoform X3 codes for the protein MATQASHMLEAALERMDDIIAGSSGLGGQPEVLRLAEELSFALEAQPSVEQRDTLRKQVPESTARTLKEWLQVCTGNLGPPVSGETCQEWLEHLESDRASLVLQVSVLTDQVEAQGEKIRDLESSLDEHQNKLTSTEKMLQQELHSWTLLESQKLDLMEEVSFLKLKLEGMEEEQRGSDSKQHNAKVLQQQLQLLKDKVEELEAEKSQCERKLWATKAEVSRLQQLLAAKEVEIESLQSQLLCRASWSSKAKGTDEEFERLKIGMEALLAANDKKDRFIEELTALLRTYGKNMVVDLTQRQGDSTVTGSSEEDLSGTRGTWVLPAERPSSTSSSSRLPYPQEEQDLGSRSSPVSPGKVSLQNCVRWVQPRILSSSLDKLQSGSSQKHMAGEPIQPVLSTESHQADGHKCQTLPGRLCPPEYPGGGVESLSSAPSTKERNMSRKKLGNITSDLASVTSGLDSGWQSPVDYSSSLKRLWGRIRRTQSGTLPSEDPEPAPFRRGGLRATAGPRLLGSSVTLNSDQVKDAPFAQWSPEQVSKWLDDVGLGQYRTMASHWVKSGQTLLSATPHDLEKEMGLKHPLHRKKLQLALLSLSNPAAGRSSALDHTWVTRWLDDIGLPQYKDQFSEAKVDGRMLQYLTVNDLLFLKVASQLHHHSIRWAIRVLHANTFDPHCLKRRPSDEVRGETAIPVTHRGAFVCACATHLCVGVSPVQTQTHPSEVVQWSNHRVMEWLRTVDLAEYAPNLRGSGVHGGLIVLEPQFNSDTLAALLNIPPQKTLLRRHLATSFASLVGPHAQRQKQDFLQGPGHTPLTATTKVRPKKLGFPTFGNLGKKKFDEGIHYICPPDLPPLALNGAPGGQSPLMDRGAGRPEQMTEVKKSTVQSRALSQRTSTLSVAKERPCWTPNSVTSKNMVVLCIKETTL
- the LOC111858133 gene encoding liprin-beta-2-like isoform X5, whose protein sequence is MATQASHMLEAALERMDDIIAGSSGLGGQPEVLRLAEELSFALEAQPSVEQRDTLRKQVPESTARTLKEWLQVCTGNLGPPVSGETCQEWLEHLESDRASLVLQVSVLTDQVEAQGEKIRDLESSLDEHQNKLTSTEKMLQQELHSWTLLESQKLDLMEEVSFLKLKLEGMEEEQRGSDSKQHNAKVLQQQLQLLKDKVEELEAEKSQCERKLWATKAEVSRLQQLLAAKEVEIESLQSQLLCRASWSSKAKGTDEEFERLKIGMEALLAANDKKDRFIEELTALLRTYGKNMVVDLTQRQGDSTVTGSSEEDLSGTRGTWVLPAERPSSTSSSSRLPYPQEEQDLGSRSSPVSPGKVSLQNCVRWVQPRILSSSLDKLQSGSSQKHMAGEPIQPVLSTESHQADGHKCQTLPGRLCPPEYPGGGVESLSSAPSTKERNMSRKKLGNITSDLASVTSGLDSGWQSPVDYSSSLKRLWGRIRRTQSGTLPSEDPEPAPFRRGGLRATAGPRLLGSSVTLNSDQVKDAPFAQWSPEQVSKWLDDVGLGQYRTMASHWVKSGQTLLSATPHDLEKEMGLKHPLHRKKLQLALLSLSNPAAGRSSALDHTWVTRWLDDIGLPQYKDQFSEAKVDGRMLQYLTVNDLLFLKVASQLHHHSIRWAIRVLHANTFDPHCLKRRPSDETQTHPSEVVQWSNHRVMEWLRTVDLAEYAPNLRGSGVHGGLIVLEPQFNSDTLAALLNIPPQKTLLRRHLATSFASLVGPHAQRQKQDFLQGPGHTPLTATTKVRPKKLGFPTFGNLGKKKFDEGIHYICPPDLPPLALNGAPGGQSPLMDRGAGRPEQDLTPQMTEVKKSTVQSRALSQRTSTLSVAKERPCWTPNSVTSKNMVVLCIKETTL